The following nucleotide sequence is from Bradyrhizobium roseum.
ATGCCCTTGATCGGGCAGTCCGGATCGTTGGCCTTGACCTCGACGGCGAGATCGCCCGACGAGCCGAACACCACATCGTCGGCGAGATGAGGATCGTCGCGCAGATAGAGCGCGGTGACCAGTTCGCGATAGCCGGACGCACCGACCAGGAAATGAATATGCGCCGGCCGCATGCCATGCCGCGCCTGCGCCTTCACCATGGCGCCGACCGGCCCGTCCATGGGAATCGAATAGCCGAGCGGTTTGACTGTGCGCAGTACATAGAGGCCATCGGCATCGGTTGCGAACACGCCGCGATAATCGACTGATGTCGCGCTGGTCTGGATGTCGTACAGGCCGTCGGCGCCGGTCTGCCAGATCGAGACGGTGGCGCCCGCGACCGGCTTGCCGGCGACCTCGGTGACGCGGCCGTAAAGCACGCATTCGCTGTCCGGCTTGGAATTCTTGGCGATCGAGCTGCCGGCGGCGAGCGTCGGTGTCGCCTCGCGGTAGAACGGACCGAGCAGGCTGGTGTGGGTGGCGTCTTCCAGGGCGGTGGCGTCGTGCAGGCCATTGACCAGTGCCGAGAGGCCGAGCGTGTCGGACAACAGGATGAATTCCTGCCGTTCCGGCGAGCACATCTTGCCGGCGGCGGTCATGAATTCGATGCCTTTGATCCATTCCGCGGGCGTCAGATTGACCTCGCGGGCGAAGGCGTGGAGATGCTTGACCGCCGACGCCATGATCGCCTTCAGGCGTGGGTCCGGCGTCGTCGCCATCTGGTCGAGCACGGCGTCCGTGATCGTTTCAGGCGTCAGCTCACGCATGCATCACTCCCCGAGCTGCCGGCTGTTTTTCGAGCTGCCGGCCGTTATTACGGCAAGCCTATCCGCTTGTTGGGGAGCAGCACAAGGCGTTCGAGGGAGGCGCCGACG
It contains:
- a CDS encoding dioxygenase family protein codes for the protein MRELTPETITDAVLDQMATTPDPRLKAIMASAVKHLHAFAREVNLTPAEWIKGIEFMTAAGKMCSPERQEFILLSDTLGLSALVNGLHDATALEDATHTSLLGPFYREATPTLAAGSSIAKNSKPDSECVLYGRVTEVAGKPVAGATVSIWQTGADGLYDIQTSATSVDYRGVFATDADGLYVLRTVKPLGYSIPMDGPVGAMVKAQARHGMRPAHIHFLVGASGYRELVTALYLRDDPHLADDVVFGSSGDLAVEVKANDPDCPIKGMPSIRFDMRLSRESEADKTSGRVGADPSAIMKQSARNETAPAGAG